Proteins encoded together in one Hemiscyllium ocellatum isolate sHemOce1 chromosome 31, sHemOce1.pat.X.cur, whole genome shotgun sequence window:
- the hic1 gene encoding hypermethylated in cancer 1 protein isoform X1: MIIPRFSSPERSHSLPPGGDMMPMLEPMEMPNHAKQLLLQLNRQRTKGFLCDVIIVVQNALFRAHKNILAASSVYLKSLVVHDNLVNLDPEMVSPALFRTVLDYIYTGALAEADLCNEQNLGAILAAASYLQLPDLVALCKKKLKRNGSYIHMRTGLGLGLGLGIGLSSYGKLARGLRSSTPVIQSCYSVGSRLLDTPPAHGINTQAGELYAPPPAQGSRLPAAAADLGLAEHGSPQLLGLDLSKRSPLGSSREPRDEREHEAGHSSPSAGPLLSNGLVGPALQPGHGDGDGVMSPDGSSSCFRGGQAPGTDSRSRPEASEQALCQWLKQEPPSQFTEEVRPRPGSGTGSGSGPGPSPSPGGPRYRSAAGDEAEDEKSSCEDTSSEEPYSLGLGPGPLQRFQCGHLSFEPENLGDNLYVCIPCGKGFPSSEQLNAHVESHTEEELLHRELAEQNNPFVGKTSPGLGDLIRPYRCSSCEKCYKDPATLRQHEKTHWLTRPYPCSICGKKFTQRGTMTRHMRSHLGLKPFACEACGMRFTRQYRLTEHMRIHSGEKPYECQICGGKFAQQRNLISHMKMHTGDCKARLELGDTLYPLKVGASHQDKVPDLPPPASLQDPALLLPPGPGSGPTH, translated from the exons ATGATCATCCCGCGGTTCTCCAGCCCCGAGCGGAGCCACTCGCTGCCCCCAG GTGGGGATATGATGCCCATGCTGGAACCGATGGAGATGCCGAACCACGCCAAGCAGCTGCTGCTGCAGTTGAACAGACAACGCACCAAGGGTTTCCTCTGCGATGTGATCATTGTGGTACAGAACGCCCTGTTCCGGGCCCACAAGAACATTCTGGCAGCCAGCAGCGTCTACCTCAAGTCCCTGGTGGTTCATGATAACCTGGTGAACTTGGACCCGGAGATGGTGAGCCCGGCTCTGTTCCGGACCGTTCTGGATTATATTTACACCGGGGCCCTTGCTGAGGCGGACCTGTGTAATGAGCAGAACCTGGGGGCGATCCTGGCAGCAGCCAGTTACCTGCAGCTGCCGGACCTGGTGGCTCTCTGTAAGAAGAAGCTGAAGCGGAACGGCAGCTACATTCACATGAGGacgggcctgggcctgggcctgggcctgggcatCGGCCTCTCCTCCTACGGTAAGCTGGCCCGAGGCCTGAGGAGCAGCACGCCGGTGATCCAGTCCTGTTACTCTGTGGGATCCAGGCTGCTCGACACTCCGCCGGCCCACGGCATCAACACTCAGGCTGGGGAGCTGTATGCACCCCCTCCGGCCCAGGGCTCCCGCcttcctgctgctgctgccgaCTTGGGCCTGGCCGAGCACGGCTCCCCCCAGCTGCTGGGCCTCGACCTTTCCAAGCGGAGCCCCCTGGGGAGCAGCAGGGAACCCCGGGATGAGCGGGAGCACGAGGCCGGGCACAGCAGCCCCTCAGCCGGCCCGCTCCTCAGTAACGGCCTCGTGGGCCCAGCTCTACAGCCCGGGcatggggatggggacggggtgaTGTCCCCAGACGGCAGCAGCAGCTGCTTCAGGGGAGGCCAGGCCCCGGGCACTGACAGCCGGAGCAGGCCTGAGGCCTCCGAGCAGGCCCTGTGCCAGTGGCTGAAGCAGGAGCCACCCAGTCAGTTTACAGAAGAGGTGAGGCCCAGGCCAGGCTCAGGGACAGGGTCGGGGTCAGGGCCTGGGCCCAGCCCCAGCCCGGGGGGACCCAGGTATCGGTCAGCAGCCGGCGATGAGGCCGAGGATGAGAAAAGCAGCTGCGAGGACACCAGCAGCGAGGAGCCATATAGCCTCGGCCTGGGGCCTGGGCCTCTGCAGAGGTTCCAGTGTGGGCACCTGAGCTTCGAGCCCGAGAACCTGGGTGATAACCTGTATGTGTGTATCCcctgtgggaaaggattccccAGCTCGGAGCAGCTCAACGCCCACGTGGAGAGCCACACCGAGGAGGAGCTGCTGCACAGAGAGCTGGCCGAACAGAACAATCCCTTCGTGGGCAAAACCAGCCCAGGCCTGGGGGACCTCATCCGGCCTTACCGCTGCTCAAGCTGTGAGAAGTGCTACAAAGACCCAGCCACCCTCCGGCAGCACGAGAAGACGCACTGGCTGACCCGACCCTATCcctgcagcatctgtggcaagaaatTCACCCAGAGGGGTACCATGACCCGCCATATGCGGAGCCATCTGGGCCTCAAGCCATTTGCCTGCGAGGCGTGTGGCATGCGCTTCACCCGTCAGTACCGCCTCACCGAGCACATGAGGATCCACTCTGGGGAGAAACCGTACGAGTGTCAGATCTGTGGGGGCAAGTTTGCCCAACAGAGGAACCTCATCAGCCACATGAAGATGCACACGGGAGACTGCAAGGCCAGGCTTGAGCTGGGTGACACTCTCTACCCTCTCAAAGTGGGTGCCAGTCACCAGGACAAAGTGCCTGACCTCCCACCACCAGCCTCGCTGCAAGATCCTGCACTCCTCCTACCCCCAGGCCCTGGCTCAGGACCCACCCATTGA
- the hic1 gene encoding hypermethylated in cancer 1 protein isoform X2: protein MMPMLEPMEMPNHAKQLLLQLNRQRTKGFLCDVIIVVQNALFRAHKNILAASSVYLKSLVVHDNLVNLDPEMVSPALFRTVLDYIYTGALAEADLCNEQNLGAILAAASYLQLPDLVALCKKKLKRNGSYIHMRTGLGLGLGLGIGLSSYGKLARGLRSSTPVIQSCYSVGSRLLDTPPAHGINTQAGELYAPPPAQGSRLPAAAADLGLAEHGSPQLLGLDLSKRSPLGSSREPRDEREHEAGHSSPSAGPLLSNGLVGPALQPGHGDGDGVMSPDGSSSCFRGGQAPGTDSRSRPEASEQALCQWLKQEPPSQFTEEVRPRPGSGTGSGSGPGPSPSPGGPRYRSAAGDEAEDEKSSCEDTSSEEPYSLGLGPGPLQRFQCGHLSFEPENLGDNLYVCIPCGKGFPSSEQLNAHVESHTEEELLHRELAEQNNPFVGKTSPGLGDLIRPYRCSSCEKCYKDPATLRQHEKTHWLTRPYPCSICGKKFTQRGTMTRHMRSHLGLKPFACEACGMRFTRQYRLTEHMRIHSGEKPYECQICGGKFAQQRNLISHMKMHTGDCKARLELGDTLYPLKVGASHQDKVPDLPPPASLQDPALLLPPGPGSGPTH, encoded by the coding sequence ATGATGCCCATGCTGGAACCGATGGAGATGCCGAACCACGCCAAGCAGCTGCTGCTGCAGTTGAACAGACAACGCACCAAGGGTTTCCTCTGCGATGTGATCATTGTGGTACAGAACGCCCTGTTCCGGGCCCACAAGAACATTCTGGCAGCCAGCAGCGTCTACCTCAAGTCCCTGGTGGTTCATGATAACCTGGTGAACTTGGACCCGGAGATGGTGAGCCCGGCTCTGTTCCGGACCGTTCTGGATTATATTTACACCGGGGCCCTTGCTGAGGCGGACCTGTGTAATGAGCAGAACCTGGGGGCGATCCTGGCAGCAGCCAGTTACCTGCAGCTGCCGGACCTGGTGGCTCTCTGTAAGAAGAAGCTGAAGCGGAACGGCAGCTACATTCACATGAGGacgggcctgggcctgggcctgggcctgggcatCGGCCTCTCCTCCTACGGTAAGCTGGCCCGAGGCCTGAGGAGCAGCACGCCGGTGATCCAGTCCTGTTACTCTGTGGGATCCAGGCTGCTCGACACTCCGCCGGCCCACGGCATCAACACTCAGGCTGGGGAGCTGTATGCACCCCCTCCGGCCCAGGGCTCCCGCcttcctgctgctgctgccgaCTTGGGCCTGGCCGAGCACGGCTCCCCCCAGCTGCTGGGCCTCGACCTTTCCAAGCGGAGCCCCCTGGGGAGCAGCAGGGAACCCCGGGATGAGCGGGAGCACGAGGCCGGGCACAGCAGCCCCTCAGCCGGCCCGCTCCTCAGTAACGGCCTCGTGGGCCCAGCTCTACAGCCCGGGcatggggatggggacggggtgaTGTCCCCAGACGGCAGCAGCAGCTGCTTCAGGGGAGGCCAGGCCCCGGGCACTGACAGCCGGAGCAGGCCTGAGGCCTCCGAGCAGGCCCTGTGCCAGTGGCTGAAGCAGGAGCCACCCAGTCAGTTTACAGAAGAGGTGAGGCCCAGGCCAGGCTCAGGGACAGGGTCGGGGTCAGGGCCTGGGCCCAGCCCCAGCCCGGGGGGACCCAGGTATCGGTCAGCAGCCGGCGATGAGGCCGAGGATGAGAAAAGCAGCTGCGAGGACACCAGCAGCGAGGAGCCATATAGCCTCGGCCTGGGGCCTGGGCCTCTGCAGAGGTTCCAGTGTGGGCACCTGAGCTTCGAGCCCGAGAACCTGGGTGATAACCTGTATGTGTGTATCCcctgtgggaaaggattccccAGCTCGGAGCAGCTCAACGCCCACGTGGAGAGCCACACCGAGGAGGAGCTGCTGCACAGAGAGCTGGCCGAACAGAACAATCCCTTCGTGGGCAAAACCAGCCCAGGCCTGGGGGACCTCATCCGGCCTTACCGCTGCTCAAGCTGTGAGAAGTGCTACAAAGACCCAGCCACCCTCCGGCAGCACGAGAAGACGCACTGGCTGACCCGACCCTATCcctgcagcatctgtggcaagaaatTCACCCAGAGGGGTACCATGACCCGCCATATGCGGAGCCATCTGGGCCTCAAGCCATTTGCCTGCGAGGCGTGTGGCATGCGCTTCACCCGTCAGTACCGCCTCACCGAGCACATGAGGATCCACTCTGGGGAGAAACCGTACGAGTGTCAGATCTGTGGGGGCAAGTTTGCCCAACAGAGGAACCTCATCAGCCACATGAAGATGCACACGGGAGACTGCAAGGCCAGGCTTGAGCTGGGTGACACTCTCTACCCTCTCAAAGTGGGTGCCAGTCACCAGGACAAAGTGCCTGACCTCCCACCACCAGCCTCGCTGCAAGATCCTGCACTCCTCCTACCCCCAGGCCCTGGCTCAGGACCCACCCATTGA